From a single Desulfofundulus luciae genomic region:
- the selB gene encoding selenocysteine-specific translation elongation factor has product MTHLIIGTAGHVDHGKTMLVKALTGVDTDRLKEEKERGISIELGFASLTLPSGRQAGIVDVPGHERFIKNMLAGVGGIDLVLLVIAADEGVMPQTKEHMDIIQLLQIARGVVVLSKVDLVDREWLDLVREEVVEFLKGTTLEGAPVVEVSSVTGQGLDELLRTIDLVAQEVKEKPATGYVRLPVDRVFSITGFGTVATGTLWSGILRTGDALEIMPRKIAARVRTLQVHRRKVEEARAGQRVAVNLTGVEVDEVPRGSVLATPGSLTPSYRLDARFVLLGTSRPLKNRSRVRLHLGTAEIMCRVILLDRDELAPQETALVQLELEEPTVAVRGDRFVVRSYSPVRTIGGGKIIDPVAPKHRRLRREVIESLLTREKGTPEELLLQQLNSHRTILTAEELVKASGLDENTVKDTLHSLVEKKQVRPIPSENQVYYLLQEVYLQWAENMRLMLKEYHRDFPLREGFPKEEMRSRLFAGLNSKQFQSLLQVMEDDGLVKLYTQDIALPTFTPRPNLKQEQQIQQLLEIYREGNCQPPAWGEATRLVGLESHAAQEILQYLLKKGMLVRVADDLYFHPACVDRARQALVDYLREKGEITVGETRDLLQTSRKYALPLLEYFDREKTTRRVEDKRVLTRAEKQKNRS; this is encoded by the coding sequence GTGACCCATTTGATCATCGGGACCGCCGGTCATGTGGATCACGGTAAAACCATGCTGGTAAAGGCCCTTACCGGAGTGGATACGGATCGGTTAAAGGAAGAGAAGGAACGGGGTATCTCCATTGAACTGGGCTTTGCTTCCTTAACCCTGCCCAGCGGCCGGCAGGCTGGCATCGTAGATGTCCCGGGCCATGAGCGTTTTATCAAAAACATGCTGGCCGGTGTAGGCGGTATTGACCTGGTGCTCCTGGTCATTGCCGCCGATGAAGGAGTCATGCCCCAAACAAAAGAGCATATGGATATCATCCAACTCCTGCAAATAGCGCGGGGAGTAGTGGTGCTGAGCAAAGTGGATCTGGTGGACCGGGAATGGCTGGACCTGGTGCGGGAAGAGGTGGTTGAGTTCCTTAAAGGTACCACCCTGGAAGGTGCGCCGGTGGTGGAGGTTTCCAGTGTTACCGGCCAGGGGCTGGACGAGCTTTTACGCACCATTGATCTGGTAGCGCAGGAGGTCAAGGAAAAACCAGCTACCGGTTACGTACGCCTCCCTGTTGACCGGGTTTTTTCGATCACCGGTTTTGGCACCGTAGCCACCGGTACTCTGTGGAGCGGCATACTGCGCACCGGGGACGCGCTGGAAATCATGCCCCGCAAAATAGCCGCCCGGGTACGCACGCTGCAGGTGCACAGACGGAAGGTGGAAGAAGCCCGGGCCGGACAGCGGGTAGCGGTAAACCTGACCGGAGTAGAAGTCGATGAAGTGCCCCGGGGCAGTGTCCTGGCCACTCCCGGCAGCCTTACCCCGTCTTACCGCCTGGATGCTCGCTTTGTGCTTCTGGGAACGTCCAGGCCCTTGAAAAACAGGAGCCGGGTGCGCCTCCACCTGGGAACGGCAGAAATTATGTGCCGGGTAATCCTCCTGGACCGGGATGAACTGGCCCCGCAGGAGACGGCTCTGGTCCAGCTGGAGCTGGAAGAACCCACGGTGGCCGTGCGGGGGGACCGGTTTGTCGTCCGTTCCTATTCCCCGGTACGCACCATTGGTGGCGGCAAGATCATTGACCCTGTAGCTCCAAAACACCGGCGCCTGCGCCGGGAAGTAATCGAAAGCCTCTTAACCCGGGAAAAGGGTACACCTGAAGAACTCCTGCTTCAGCAACTCAATAGCCACCGGACTATCCTCACGGCAGAAGAACTGGTTAAGGCCAGCGGGCTGGATGAGAATACAGTAAAGGATACCCTGCACTCCCTGGTGGAGAAAAAGCAGGTTCGCCCCATACCCTCCGAAAACCAGGTTTATTATCTTCTCCAGGAAGTATATCTGCAGTGGGCGGAAAACATGCGCTTGATGCTGAAAGAATACCACCGGGACTTCCCGTTACGGGAAGGTTTCCCCAAAGAAGAAATGCGTTCCCGCCTGTTTGCGGGGTTGAACAGCAAGCAGTTTCAATCTCTTCTCCAGGTTATGGAAGATGATGGTTTGGTGAAGCTCTACACCCAGGACATAGCCCTGCCTACATTTACCCCGAGGCCCAACCTCAAACAAGAACAGCAAATACAGCAGTTGCTCGAGATTTACAGGGAGGGGAATTGCCAGCCACCTGCCTGGGGTGAGGCAACCCGCCTGGTAGGGCTGGAAAGCCATGCGGCCCAGGAGATTTTGCAATACCTGCTTAAGAAAGGCATGCTGGTGCGGGTAGCCGACGATCTGTACTTTCACCCTGCCTGTGTGGACAGGGCCCGGCAGGCACTGGTTGACTATTTGCGAGAAAAGGGGGAAATAACGGTGGGGGAAACCCGGGATTTACTGCAAACGTCCCGGAAATACGCGCTGCCCCTCTTAGAGTATTTTGACCGGGAAAAAACTACCCGGCGGGTGGAAGACAAGAGGGTCCTCACCCGGGCGGAGAAACAAAAAAACCGGTCATAA
- a CDS encoding PPC domain-containing DNA-binding protein → MVRIYMLARPVSRGRMIMGRLNKGADLLASLTQLCVNENIQLGVVRAIGAVTRARVGFYHQDRRTYTYLEFDNPHEIISLEGNISLKDGQPFVHAHIAMIAEDGRMVGGHLAEGTEIFACEYVITELLHEYDRNFERVFDEATGLYLWPGSGD, encoded by the coding sequence ATGGTCAGAATTTATATGCTGGCACGACCGGTAAGCCGTGGGCGCATGATTATGGGACGTTTAAATAAGGGAGCCGATTTACTGGCTTCCCTGACCCAGCTTTGTGTGAATGAAAATATCCAGTTGGGCGTAGTGCGGGCCATTGGGGCGGTCACTCGTGCCCGGGTAGGCTTTTATCACCAGGACCGGCGCACCTATACTTATTTGGAGTTTGATAATCCCCATGAAATCATCAGCCTCGAGGGGAATATTTCCCTTAAGGACGGGCAGCCCTTCGTCCACGCCCATATAGCCATGATAGCAGAAGACGGGCGTATGGTCGGTGGCCACCTGGCTGAAGGGACAGAGATTTTCGCCTGTGAATATGTGATCACTGAACTCCTTCATGAGTACGACCGCAACTTTGAACGGGTCTTTGATGAGGCCACGGGATTATACCTCTGGCCCGGATCCGGGGACTAG
- a CDS encoding DUF1657 domain-containing protein, translated as MTIGEKMHQTLASLESAAANLKTFSLDTQDQMAKQMFASYSHQLEEICKGLRGRVNYIEQQEPQYKVLQPQQQQQKQ; from the coding sequence ATGACCATTGGCGAAAAGATGCATCAAACCCTGGCCTCTTTGGAAAGTGCGGCTGCCAATTTAAAGACCTTCTCCCTGGATACCCAGGATCAGATGGCCAAACAAATGTTTGCCAGTTATTCCCATCAACTGGAAGAGATTTGTAAGGGCCTGCGGGGACGGGTGAATTATATCGAACAGCAGGAACCCCAGTATAAAGTGCTGCAGCCCCAACAACAGCAGCAAAAGCAGTAA
- a CDS encoding class I SAM-dependent methyltransferase, with amino-acid sequence MQIALYYPGLGYYTGPGEKIGSRGDFYTSADVHPLFGAMLAKQFSQMWECLGRPQNWVLVEYGAGKGFLARDILNALATSFRPAWEGMRYYIIEASPEMIRRQKELLAPFPEEKVSWASALSEVGNPGYINGIIFGNELVDAFPVHRVRQTASGLKEIYINWRDGKLVEEEGELSTPLLGEYFTTLGIKLAQGQVAEVNLAAREWLQEVAAGLGRGFVLIIDYGMESMELYHPSRFEGTLRCYRQHRLGGDPLNHVGQQDITSHVNFSALIHWGREAGLHLAGYTTQMNFLLSLGIVEAIPRSAPEYVFDERTTRTVMAVKKLILPEGMGGIFKVLALCKGVEQPNLLGFPKGQKGRGQP; translated from the coding sequence ATGCAAATAGCCCTTTATTATCCCGGACTGGGGTATTATACCGGCCCCGGGGAAAAAATTGGCTCCCGGGGTGATTTCTATACCAGCGCCGACGTGCATCCTCTTTTCGGGGCCATGCTTGCCAAACAATTTTCCCAGATGTGGGAATGCCTGGGGCGGCCGCAGAACTGGGTGCTGGTAGAATACGGAGCCGGTAAAGGCTTTTTAGCCCGGGATATCCTGAACGCGCTGGCCACGTCTTTCCGGCCGGCATGGGAAGGGATGCGCTATTACATCATTGAGGCCAGCCCGGAAATGATCCGGCGACAAAAAGAGCTTTTGGCCCCATTCCCGGAAGAAAAGGTATCCTGGGCCAGTGCCCTGTCTGAAGTGGGAAATCCCGGTTATATTAACGGAATCATTTTTGGCAACGAGCTGGTGGACGCCTTTCCGGTCCACCGGGTGCGCCAAACCGCGTCAGGACTCAAGGAAATTTATATCAACTGGCGTGATGGCAAGCTGGTGGAGGAGGAGGGGGAACTTTCCACCCCCCTCCTGGGGGAATACTTTACCACCTTGGGCATAAAACTTGCCCAGGGTCAGGTGGCCGAAGTAAATCTGGCCGCCCGGGAATGGCTGCAGGAAGTGGCGGCCGGGCTGGGACGGGGTTTTGTGCTCATCATTGACTACGGTATGGAATCTATGGAACTTTACCACCCTTCCCGCTTTGAAGGCACCCTGCGCTGTTACCGGCAACACCGTCTGGGTGGCGATCCCCTGAACCATGTGGGACAGCAGGATATCACCTCCCATGTTAATTTTTCCGCCCTCATCCACTGGGGCAGAGAGGCTGGCCTGCACCTGGCCGGTTATACTACCCAAATGAACTTCCTACTAAGCCTGGGCATAGTGGAGGCCATTCCCCGGTCCGCCCCCGAATACGTTTTTGACGAAAGGACCACGCGCACCGTTATGGCCGTGAAAAAACTGATTCTGCCGGAAGGGATGGGAGGAATCTTTAAGGTCCTGGCACTTTGCAAAGGAGTTGAGCAACCTAACCTGCTCGGTTTTCCGAAGGGACAAAAAGGCAGGGGACAACCATGA
- the lpdD gene encoding prenylated flavin chaperone LpdD, which yields MIKNLFFAAGEGKHRVQLQATLTGEGIMISLFGGEKPHIGAVVLSIPRPSLADPGRLSCTSTVVPRLGHKDDEIAKPLAEQLAKASGQPVVVVAGLHVERAQAEDINLLAENSRQAMQQLLYNLNLI from the coding sequence ATGATCAAAAACCTTTTCTTTGCCGCAGGGGAAGGAAAACACCGGGTACAGTTGCAGGCAACCCTCACCGGCGAGGGTATTATGATCTCTCTTTTCGGCGGTGAAAAGCCCCATATCGGAGCGGTGGTTTTGAGCATTCCTCGCCCCAGCCTGGCTGATCCCGGCCGCTTAAGCTGTACCTCCACGGTGGTACCCAGGCTGGGGCACAAGGACGACGAAATAGCCAAACCCCTGGCTGAACAACTGGCCAAAGCCAGCGGCCAGCCGGTGGTGGTGGTAGCCGGACTCCATGTGGAAAGGGCGCAAGCGGAAGATATAAACCTCCTGGCTGAGAATTCCCGGCAGGCCATGCAACAATTGTTATATAATTTAAATCTTATTTAA
- a CDS encoding FeoA family protein — translation MTLDRMKRGQRCRILSIPSELIRAQALRFGIAEGEVVTCCEVIPGGPVVISKNRQEIAIGRGLARQIEVEGSF, via the coding sequence GTGACCCTGGATCGCATGAAAAGAGGTCAGCGTTGCCGCATTTTATCCATACCCTCTGAACTGATTCGGGCACAGGCCCTGCGTTTTGGTATCGCCGAAGGGGAAGTTGTGACCTGTTGTGAAGTAATACCTGGGGGACCGGTAGTGATTAGCAAAAACCGTCAGGAAATCGCTATCGGCCGCGGATTGGCCCGGCAGATCGAAGTGGAAGGGAGTTTTTAA
- the feoB gene encoding ferrous iron transport protein B, which translates to MTHCHCPGLKIEVPAGARRIVLAGNPNTGKSVFFNHFTGMYVDVSNYPGTTLDISYGRYGSDVVIDTPGVYGISSFNDEERIARDIILSADLVLNVVSAAHLERDLFLTQQIIDTGVPVIVALNMMDDAKRMGIEVDVDRLSHLLGVPVIPTVAVKKEGFDRLKAELLTARPGHPTPGLEEELDQLLNRVGSRGEALLVLEGDPVIAARHGLEPGTRREEIYRRRRERVNEICQQVVRETSRDVGVATILGRWMIKPLTGVPILFLALWAMYKAIGVFIAGTVVGITEETIMQGIYEPAVRQFVEQFIPQSSIPGTILIGEFGLLTMTVTYLLGLLMPLVVGFYFFLSLFEDSGYLPRIATLVDRLLTSIGLNGRGVIPIILGFGCVTMATITTRLLSSDRERKIAIFLLGLTIPCSAQLGVIAGMLATLGPQYVALYALVIFSVLVMAGTLLSTLLPGKSADLFIDLPPLRLPRLDNVLKKTGTKSYHFLKEAAPLFALGALIISTFQVTGILEFLQNLLAPLTVGWLNLPREAATAFIMGIVRRDFGAAGLTDLALSPLQTIVALITITLFVPCIASILVIFKERTKKEALFIWGSSWVAAFLVGGLVAQLARLFNPAGDKVQVLPVVLAFAALTLAIVGMCLFLRRTKPTTNIPG; encoded by the coding sequence ATGACCCACTGCCATTGTCCTGGCCTGAAAATAGAAGTACCCGCTGGGGCCCGGCGCATCGTTCTGGCCGGTAATCCCAATACGGGAAAATCGGTATTTTTCAACCACTTTACCGGCATGTATGTGGATGTTTCCAACTATCCGGGAACGACCCTGGATATCTCCTACGGGCGTTACGGCTCCGACGTGGTGATTGATACGCCGGGGGTTTACGGTATCTCTTCCTTTAACGACGAGGAACGCATTGCCCGGGATATCATCCTTTCCGCCGATCTGGTGCTCAATGTTGTTTCAGCCGCCCATCTGGAAAGGGATCTTTTCCTCACCCAGCAGATCATCGACACCGGGGTACCGGTAATTGTTGCCCTCAACATGATGGACGATGCCAAGAGAATGGGCATTGAAGTGGATGTGGATCGGTTAAGCCACCTGCTGGGAGTGCCGGTCATCCCTACGGTGGCCGTGAAGAAGGAGGGGTTTGACCGCCTGAAGGCGGAACTCTTAACCGCCCGGCCGGGACACCCCACACCGGGCCTGGAAGAGGAGCTCGACCAACTGCTCAACCGGGTGGGGAGCCGGGGAGAAGCACTGCTGGTCCTGGAAGGAGACCCGGTGATTGCCGCTCGCCACGGGTTGGAGCCGGGCACCCGGCGGGAGGAAATTTATCGCCGCCGGAGGGAAAGGGTTAACGAGATTTGCCAGCAGGTGGTGCGGGAAACCTCCCGGGACGTCGGTGTGGCCACCATTTTGGGACGCTGGATGATCAAGCCGCTCACGGGGGTTCCCATCCTGTTCCTGGCCCTCTGGGCGATGTACAAAGCCATTGGTGTTTTTATCGCCGGTACGGTGGTGGGAATTACCGAGGAAACCATTATGCAGGGCATATATGAGCCTGCGGTGCGTCAATTCGTCGAACAATTTATACCCCAGTCTTCGATACCTGGTACCATTTTGATTGGCGAGTTCGGTTTGCTCACCATGACGGTGACCTACCTGCTGGGATTGTTGATGCCCCTGGTGGTGGGGTTCTATTTCTTCCTGTCTTTATTCGAGGACTCAGGTTATTTACCCCGGATTGCCACCCTGGTCGACCGTCTGTTAACCTCCATTGGGTTAAATGGCAGGGGAGTAATTCCCATCATTCTGGGTTTTGGTTGCGTAACCATGGCCACCATCACCACCCGGCTCTTATCCTCGGACCGGGAGAGAAAGATCGCTATCTTTCTGCTGGGGTTGACCATACCCTGCTCGGCCCAGCTGGGCGTCATCGCCGGCATGCTGGCCACACTGGGACCGCAGTACGTGGCCCTGTATGCCCTGGTAATCTTCAGCGTACTGGTGATGGCCGGTACGTTGCTGTCCACCCTGTTGCCTGGCAAATCGGCTGACCTGTTCATCGATCTGCCTCCCCTGAGATTGCCAAGGCTGGATAATGTGTTAAAGAAGACTGGTACCAAGTCCTACCATTTCCTCAAGGAAGCCGCGCCGCTTTTCGCCCTAGGGGCACTGATCATCAGTACCTTTCAGGTAACGGGAATCCTGGAATTCCTGCAAAACCTCCTGGCTCCTCTTACCGTAGGCTGGTTGAATCTTCCCCGCGAGGCTGCCACGGCCTTCATTATGGGGATTGTGCGGCGTGATTTCGGAGCTGCCGGGTTAACGGACCTGGCCTTAAGCCCGCTACAAACCATTGTGGCATTGATCACCATCACCCTGTTCGTACCCTGTATTGCCTCCATACTGGTGATTTTTAAGGAACGAACCAAAAAGGAAGCACTTTTCATCTGGGGGAGTAGCTGGGTAGCGGCATTTCTCGTTGGCGGCCTGGTGGCCCAACTGGCCCGGCTCTTCAACCCTGCCGGCGATAAAGTACAGGTTTTGCCCGTAGTACTGGCCTTCGCGGCCCTTACCCTGGCCATTGTGGGAATGTGCTTATTTCTGCGCCGGACCAAACCGACCACCAATATTCCGGGGTAG
- a CDS encoding DUF456 domain-containing protein yields MSLLGLVLACLFFAAGLAGTVVPALPGAPLIWLGMLVYGLATGFSTLGWGFYLGQALAMALVLALDYLAGAWAVRRYGGSGYAILGSAAGMILGLIVFGAAGIVFGPLVGAVIGELLARKPLTQAILAGWGSLVGLAGGMAVKLVLEIGMIVWFFAAIR; encoded by the coding sequence ATGTCCCTCCTGGGTCTGGTGCTGGCGTGCCTGTTCTTTGCTGCCGGCCTGGCCGGGACGGTCGTGCCGGCCCTACCCGGCGCACCGCTCATCTGGCTGGGAATGCTGGTTTATGGCCTGGCCACCGGTTTCTCTACCCTGGGATGGGGCTTTTACCTGGGCCAGGCACTGGCAATGGCTCTGGTACTGGCCCTGGATTACCTGGCTGGAGCCTGGGCGGTACGCCGCTACGGTGGTTCCGGTTATGCCATCTTGGGTAGCGCGGCTGGTATGATCCTGGGGTTAATTGTATTTGGAGCCGCGGGTATAGTTTTTGGCCCCCTGGTAGGGGCGGTAATTGGGGAGTTGCTTGCCCGCAAACCCTTAACCCAGGCCATTCTGGCCGGCTGGGGTTCCCTGGTCGGCCTTGCAGGAGGGATGGCCGTCAAACTGGTACTGGAGATAGGGATGATCGTCTGGTTTTTTGCCGCCATCCGGTGA